A genomic window from Borreliella burgdorferi B31 includes:
- a CDS encoding lipoprotein yields the protein MIKGNTFILILVTTMFVSCKFYGSDDTNKKNTSLNGDTREIDNIGSVILEQDGNKKGDTTASKVALDQVTEHANSELMLNDDPDSSISKYNQENTTGKLTEEDMDKLKAFFVKTITYQGILNSIYNKYTRSYNTIATYSGCANYNSIGCFSEGPSARRSQALNDLEKNKLDEEYTKLNQMLKETTQDYCPKALDNAIEEYKRAITIAKEAEDKIKKITSFTIDEGNNNEERKENVDNLKKVNNILSISEKTIETASVAYANAFAVIVSRLSSAEFITAVNEFKDATEKYANGNKGDHAVDVVVGAIAGIAFDNENRFERAKMFANKEKGAEVDKMIAAIEKLRATYTAVKPKNKDK from the coding sequence ATGATAAAAGGCAATACGTTTATTTTAATATTAGTAACAACAATGTTTGTATCATGCAAATTCTATGGAAGTGATGATACAAATAAAAAAAATACATCTCTAAATGGTGATACTAGAGAGATTGACAATATAGGTTCAGTCATTTTAGAACAAGACGGAAACAAAAAAGGTGATACTACTGCTAGTAAAGTTGCTTTGGATCAAGTTACAGAACATGCTAATAGTGAACTTATGCTTAATGATGACCCTGATTCTAGTATTAGTAAATACAACCAAGAAAATACTACTGGCAAATTAACCGAAGAAGATATGGATAAGCTTAAGGCTTTTTTTGTAAAAACTATAACATATCAAGGGATACTCAATTCTATTTATAACAAATATACACGCTCTTATAATACCATTGCAACTTATTCTGGTTGTGCCAATTATAATAGTATTGGATGTTTTAGCGAGGGCCCTTCTGCAAGGCGTAGTCAAGCCCTTAACGACCTAGAAAAAAATAAACTAGATGAAGAGTATACTAAACTTAACCAAATGCTAAAGGAGACTACACAAGATTATTGCCCCAAAGCTCTAGACAATGCAATTGAGGAATACAAGAGGGCTATAACAATAGCTAAAGAAGCTGAAGATAAAATAAAAAAAATAACAAGCTTTACAATAGATGAAGGCAATAATAATGAGGAAAGAAAAGAAAATGTAGATAACTTAAAAAAAGTTAACAATATTCTTTCTATTTCCGAAAAGACCATAGAAACAGCTAGTGTGGCTTATGCCAATGCTTTTGCTGTTATAGTATCTAGATTATCTTCTGCCGAATTTATTACAGCTGTTAATGAATTTAAGGATGCTACTGAAAAGTATGCTAATGGCAATAAAGGAGACCATGCTGTTGATGTTGTTGTGGGTGCTATTGCAGGCATAGCTTTTGATAATGAGAATAGATTTGAAAGAGCCAAAATGTTTGCTAATAAGGAAAAAGGTGCGGAGGTAGACAAAATGATTGCTGCCATTGAGAAGCTAAGAGCTACTTATACTGCAGTTAAGCCTAAAAATAAAGATAAATAA